CGTCGGCCTTGCGGAATGTGCCGATCGAACGCCCGCGGTTGAGGATGGTGAATTCGTCCGCCACGGGATAGGCGTGATGGACATTGTGGGTGATGAAGATGACGGCAAGGCCGCGGGCGCGGGCGCGGACGATGATGCGCAGGACCACCGAGGCCTGATGCACGCCAAGCGCCGAGGTCGGCTCGTCGAGGATGAGGACGCGGGCGCCGAAATGCACGGCGCGGGCGATGGCGAGGCACTGCCGTTCGCCACCCGAGAGCGTGCCGACGGCTTGTGTCGGGTCGCGCACATCGATGCCGAGATCCTTCATTTCCTTCCGCGTCGTCTCGCACATGAAATCCCAGTCGAGGCGGCGGAAGGGCCCCTTGCCCGTCGTCGGCTCGCGGCCCATGAAAAAATTGCGGGCGATGCTCATCAGCGGCACGGTGGCGAGGTCCTGAAACACCGTGGCGATACCACGATCGAGCGCATC
The genomic region above belongs to Dongia rigui and contains:
- a CDS encoding ATP-binding cassette domain-containing protein produces the protein MTDSNPVLALDNVSKFFGTVIALRGVSIAARAGEVLCLLGDNGAGKSTLIKTLSGVHKPTEGKILIDGQPVVLESPRDALDRGIATVFQDLATVPLMSIARNFFMGREPTTGKGPFRRLDWDFMCETTRKEMKDLGIDVRDPTQAVGTLSGGERQCLAIARAVHFGARVLILDEPTSALGVHQASVVLRIIVRARARGLAVIFITHNVHHAYPVADEFTILNRGRSIGTFRKADVTRDAVLEMMAGGKELVDLEAELKAASAA